The following coding sequences are from one Clostridioides difficile ATCC 9689 = DSM 1296 window:
- a CDS encoding metallophosphoesterase — MRNKIIIGITFSLVLLMSGCASKQTAEINVLATTDLHGVIPYELTSYVKEERKKDKNLTLVDAGDFFDSGEVFGSSMDSYFSARYKDGDNNTESYIETPISKDMKEVGYDVAVLGNHEFISNNKFYLDNMISDFEKQKINILSANTYKKNGDSYTKPYIIKNINTPEGNVKLGILGLTIKEVGERKQWKDGKLVDSKSLELKDQEGYNGELYMNDLVEDAKKWVSIMEKEKPDIIVAVAHTGEKPKKPRNPGNRIQDLAQQVDGIDAIVAGHNHVQIEQHDYKNKSGENVIVTEPGKHGECISKINFKLEKNNDKWNIVDKSSKLIKFEKNQESDKFGEFISSINKVSKDKKEIRLSEVKTPEWDKIYVFKSGTSADDIYKTIGYKWRNISSPKGDDMVQIVVMNNNKPVSYVYGEAEVMPINIKCDESEYKDNVVTIYPNKNDKFKIEKGKQEYSINLKHIQ; from the coding sequence ATGAGAAATAAAATAATTATAGGAATTACTTTTTCACTTGTATTACTAATGTCTGGATGTGCTTCAAAACAAACCGCAGAAATAAACGTATTAGCAACTACTGATTTACATGGAGTTATACCTTATGAGTTAACTTCTTATGTAAAAGAAGAAAGAAAAAAAGATAAAAATCTAACTTTAGTAGATGCAGGAGATTTTTTTGATAGTGGAGAAGTGTTTGGTTCTAGCATGGATAGTTATTTTAGTGCTAGATATAAAGATGGTGATAATAACACTGAAAGTTATATTGAGACGCCTATTTCAAAAGATATGAAAGAGGTAGGTTATGATGTTGCAGTTCTTGGGAATCATGAATTTATATCCAACAATAAATTTTATCTAGATAATATGATATCTGATTTTGAGAAGCAAAAAATAAATATTTTATCGGCAAATACGTATAAAAAAAATGGAGACAGTTATACAAAACCATACATAATAAAAAATATTAATACACCTGAAGGAAACGTAAAACTAGGAATTTTAGGGCTTACTATAAAAGAAGTTGGTGAGAGGAAACAGTGGAAAGATGGAAAACTTGTTGACTCTAAGTCTTTAGAACTAAAAGACCAAGAGGGCTACAATGGTGAATTGTATATGAATGATTTAGTAGAAGATGCTAAAAAGTGGGTTAGTATAATGGAAAAAGAGAAGCCTGACATTATAGTTGCTGTGGCACATACAGGTGAGAAACCTAAGAAACCTAGAAACCCAGGAAATAGAATACAAGACTTAGCTCAACAAGTTGATGGAATTGATGCTATAGTTGCAGGTCATAATCATGTTCAAATTGAGCAACATGATTATAAAAATAAATCAGGAGAAAATGTTATAGTTACTGAGCCAGGAAAGCATGGAGAATGTATTTCTAAGATTAATTTTAAATTAGAAAAAAACAATGATAAATGGAATATAGTTGACAAATCTAGTAAATTAATTAAATTTGAAAAAAATCAAGAAAGTGATAAATTTGGAGAATTTATTTCTTCAATTAATAAAGTAAGTAAAGATAAGAAAGAAATAAGATTATCAGAAGTAAAGACTCCTGAATGGGATAAAATATATGTTTTTAAATCTGGAACATCTGCAGATGATATATATAAAACGATAGGATATAAATGGAGAAATATATCATCTCCAAAGGGTGATGACATGGTGCAGATTGTTGTAATGAATAATAATAAGCCTGTTAGCTATGTATATGGTGAAGCTGAAGTTATGCCAATTAATATAAAATGTGATGAATCAGAGTATAAAGATAATGTTGTAACTATTTATCCTAATAAAAATGATAAATTTAAAATTGAAAAAGGTAAACAAGAATATAGTATTAATTTAAAACATATACAATAG
- a CDS encoding LysR family transcriptional regulator: MINIRYLEILEAIEQTGTFTGAAKKLHITQSAVSHAIAELEQQAETALFDRLPRGVCLTRCGISLLEEARSILTACRNLDKRISHLEECTPINIVSSITIASFLLPPILSRLKNSFPSLKVNVRVESANSAMDILKSGEADICFWEGIEPQGAFRTILLGSYKLCVACAPTFPLSKQALSLRQLCTFPLLLREQGSAIRDTLDSVLSLSNQKAYPVWESVNSFALIKAAEAGLGITILPENLLLDSLLHKKLRLIELDGIDMENKMLAILHKDKNITQPLKIILDNISNVL; this comes from the coding sequence ATGATAAACATACGATATTTAGAGATTTTAGAAGCAATTGAACAAACAGGCACTTTTACAGGTGCTGCAAAAAAATTACATATCACACAATCTGCTGTATCTCATGCTATAGCTGAACTTGAACAACAAGCTGAAACAGCATTATTTGACAGACTACCACGAGGGGTATGTCTTACTCGCTGTGGCATTTCTCTTTTAGAAGAAGCACGTAGTATCTTAACTGCTTGTCGTAATTTAGACAAAAGAATCAGTCATTTAGAGGAATGTACACCTATAAACATTGTTTCTAGCATTACAATTGCCTCTTTTTTACTTCCACCAATTTTAAGTCGACTAAAAAATTCATTCCCATCTCTTAAAGTGAATGTACGTGTCGAAAGTGCTAATTCAGCTATGGATATTTTAAAAAGTGGAGAAGCTGATATATGCTTTTGGGAAGGTATAGAACCACAGGGGGCATTCCGTACAATTTTATTAGGTTCCTATAAGTTATGTGTTGCATGTGCTCCAACTTTTCCTTTATCTAAACAAGCCTTATCTCTACGACAGTTATGCACGTTTCCGTTATTGTTACGTGAGCAAGGAAGTGCCATTCGCGATACTTTGGACAGTGTATTATCTCTTTCAAACCAAAAAGCTTATCCTGTTTGGGAAAGTGTTAATTCTTTTGCACTTATTAAAGCTGCAGAAGCAGGGTTAGGTATAACCATTTTGCCAGAAAATTTATTATTAGATTCACTCTTACATAAAAAATTGCGATTGATTGAATTAGATGGGATAGATATGGAAAATAAAATGTTAGCAATATTACATAAAGATAAAAATATTACACAACCTTTGAAAATAATATTGGATAATATAAGCAATGTACTTTAA
- a CDS encoding chromate transporter, producing MNQSRKTYFWLLIINLFISTFTFGGGYVVVPMIRRYFVNQKQFFTEDDLMSMAAVAQSTPGAIAINLSALAGYRVAGTLGVVISCIAAIIPPLVILGLVSAFYTTFISNAIVIAVLKGMQAGVAALIVDLIIDMCSMILKQRSLFLSAMIPIAFFANFVMSINVIFILSVCCFVCVMQVFYKKRENK from the coding sequence TTGAATCAAAGCAGAAAAACATATTTTTGGCTTTTAATTATTAACTTGTTTATTAGCACATTCACTTTTGGTGGAGGGTATGTAGTTGTACCTATGATTAGACGTTATTTTGTAAATCAAAAGCAATTCTTTACAGAAGATGATTTGATGAGCATGGCAGCAGTTGCACAATCAACTCCTGGAGCTATTGCAATTAATTTATCTGCTTTGGCAGGTTATCGAGTAGCTGGTACTTTAGGGGTTGTCATTAGTTGTATAGCAGCTATAATACCTCCGCTCGTTATTCTTGGATTAGTATCAGCATTTTACACCACTTTTATATCTAATGCCATTGTAATTGCAGTATTAAAAGGAATGCAAGCTGGTGTTGCTGCACTAATTGTGGATTTGATTATTGACATGTGCTCTATGATATTAAAACAACGTTCTCTATTTTTATCAGCTATGATACCTATTGCTTTCTTTGCAAACTTTGTGATGAGTATAAATGTAATTTTTATATTATCTGTTTGCTGTTTTGTATGTGTAATGCAAGTTTTCTACAAGAAGAGGGAAAATAAATGA
- a CDS encoding BlaI/MecI/CopY family transcriptional regulator, giving the protein MGFKKLPDSELKVMKFIWGLEKKVASGEVVEAMKQTYGWNKNTTLTILSKLTNKNYLYAQKTSRCTFYTIAVREKDYLKVETKRFFSFFHNNSLKSFFTALNDNEDFSDDKLDILEEWVKNWEEDE; this is encoded by the coding sequence ATGGGATTTAAAAAATTACCTGATTCAGAATTAAAAGTAATGAAGTTTATCTGGGGATTAGAAAAAAAAGTAGCTTCAGGAGAAGTTGTAGAAGCTATGAAACAAACTTATGGTTGGAATAAAAATACAACACTAACAATATTGTCTAAACTTACAAATAAGAACTATCTATATGCACAAAAAACAAGCAGGTGTACTTTTTATACTATAGCTGTAAGGGAGAAAGACTATTTAAAAGTTGAAACAAAAAGATTTTTTAGTTTTTTTCATAATAATTCCCTTAAGAGTTTTTTTACTGCTCTTAATGATAACGAAGATTTCAGCGATGATAAATTAGATATATTAGAAGAATGGGTAAAAAATTGGGAAGAAGATGAATAA
- a CDS encoding chromate transporter, producing MNTIWNLFFIFLKIGLFSIGGGYAIIPLIQEKVVNQTGWISEKMFTDIITISQMTPGPLAVNTSTFVGLQIGGFWGAVAATLGCVLCGVVISLFLYNFFQKHQNSTYIFEILNGLKSASLGLIISAAATIIILALFGTNKVYFNSIFEMLNWTALIIFFVTLLIVRKWKINPIVIIIISGILGIFFYL from the coding sequence ATGAATACAATTTGGAATTTATTTTTTATATTTTTAAAAATAGGCTTGTTTAGTATTGGTGGTGGTTATGCAATCATACCTTTAATCCAAGAGAAAGTAGTAAATCAAACTGGATGGATAAGTGAGAAAATGTTTACAGATATTATAACTATTTCACAAATGACACCAGGGCCACTGGCTGTTAATACTTCTACTTTTGTTGGACTTCAAATTGGAGGGTTTTGGGGAGCAGTTGCAGCCACTTTAGGTTGTGTATTATGTGGTGTAGTAATATCTCTATTTTTATATAATTTTTTTCAAAAGCATCAGAACTCTACTTATATATTTGAAATATTAAATGGTCTAAAATCAGCTTCATTAGGTTTAATTATCTCAGCTGCGGCTACAATTATAATCCTTGCATTATTTGGGACGAATAAAGTGTACTTCAATTCTATATTTGAGATGCTAAACTGGACTGCACTAATAATCTTTTTTGTTACACTACTGATAGTACGTAAGTGGAAAATTAATCCTATTGTGATTATAATAATAAGTGGTATACTGGGAATATTTTTTTATTTATAA